The following nucleotide sequence is from Desulfosporosinus sp. Sb-LF.
ATCAAATTCGGAGTTTTTTAACCCTTTTGTTAGACCTTTCATTCTGCTAAAATCAGGAGGGGAGATGATGAAATGCGAAAAAACTACTTTGTAAATTTGTGAGATATCTGAAGAATGTCTACCGCATTGAGCGTGCTTTGAATAAGCTATCTGACGCAAGAGTTAAACTAGCGGCATACCGGTAAGGTCCGTTAATTGCAACCAAAGCACTACATTTCCTATCAACTCGCCCCGCCCATTCCCAGATAAGAGGAAGGGTTGTCCCCTCGGCTTGGTAAAGAAGAGCTGTGGACGTTGAGTGATTTTCTGGGTGGGATGAATCTGAAAGTAAAGTGGGGGAAAAGACGCGATAAAGACATAGGTATAACAAACTGTTATTATATAAAAAGGAGAGCGTTAAGCCCTCCTTACCTCGTTTATTCCAATAAGATTTAGAAGGTAACTAATACTAATACCATCCATAAGGATATGGGGCATAGGCAGAGGGGTATGCGGATGGGTAATAGCGGGGTCTCGATATTGTAGCTCCTAAACCAAAACCTAGAGCAAATGGAAGAAATCCAAAACCGAACATAAGATCAACTCCTTCTATAAGAGAACTGGCTATCACCAATAATGATGATAGCCTTTTATAAGAATTTTTTAGAAGATCAGGCCTAAAGCGATTAGAATTAGAATTGCAATAGCGATAATTCCTACTCCTATCCCAGTGCCGACAACGGGGGCAACAGGAGGAGGACAGCAACTAACCGGGGGAGGACAGCATCTTACAGGGGGAGGACAACATGCTCCGCCCATTCCACCATAACCCATTCCATACATAAGAAGTTCCACCTTTCTAAATTTAGCATACGATTCCCAATGCGAGAAGCAAAAGAATAATTACGACAACTGCAGCGATTCCTGCACCAAAGTCACGTCTTTCTTCACAACAGCAAGCAGCTCCATCAACGTTACCTAATGCCATTACAATTTCCACCTTTCCATTCTATTACATAATATGAATAAAATGGGTAATTCGAAAGATGTCTTATTGTTTATTCAATCCATAATAAGTGTAGCATTTGGTGAAAATCTAAGTTTTATTGTTCTCTACATTTCTTTAAGCTGGTCTAAGTTGGCTTATTTGAATAAGTAAAATTAGGTCGCCCGCCCATTCCCAGATCGGGGAAGGGTGTACTTGCTTGGTAAAGAGGAACAGAGGCAGTTAAGTGATTTTCTGGGTGGGTTGAGTCTGTAGATTTGTAGTTGAGTTATTAAGTTTTGTGGCTCAGACGCTTGAATGAGCGTTTTTTTAAAATATTAGCAGGAATTGAAGAATTTTTGTATAACTGTATCCTGAGGTGGTTGAAATGATAGAACCCCTGACCGTAAAGTTACTGCTTGATTAGGCTTAGATTTATATAGAAATTGATTTGAATAAGTAAAAATATTTTTTATAAAAAGGAGAAAAAGTTATGGCAGATTTAATAAAATACTCCCCAGAAGATCCCTGCGTGGTTACGCGTTTTACGGGCATTCGTACATTCATGAAGTTGCCCTTTATAAAGGGAGATCTTACTGGTGCTGATTTTGCCATCATAGGTATCCCATGTGATGGAGGGACAACTTTTCGTTCCGGAGCTGCTTTTGGGCCTTCCGCTATCAGAGAAATGTCAATTATGCTCCGCTCAGGAAATCCAAACTTAGATGTTGATATCTTCCAATATCTTTCTGGAATTGATTATGGCGATGCAAACATAAATCCTTGTAACTTGCAGGTCAGCCATGAAGAGATTTAAAGAACATTTGACGAGGTAGTCAGACAAAACGTGCTTCCAATCGGACTTGGCGGCGATCACTCAGTAACTCTCCCACAGTTGCGTGCAATAGCCAAAAAACATGGCCCTGTTGCACTGGTGCAGTTTGACGCTCATTTAGACACGTATGATAGCGAAAACGGTAGTTCATTAACACATGGTACAATGTTCCGCCGAGCAGTTGAAGAGGGTATTATCGACTCAAAGCGTTCCATTCAGGTTGGAATCCGAGGCGTATTCAACATGGAGACAATTCGAGAGTCAGAAGCACTGGGTTTTACAGTCATCACGGCTAAGGAACTCCATGAACAAGGGATCGAATGGACCGCCCAGAAAATCTTGGACACCATTGGAGATCATAAAACGCATTTTACCTTTGACATTGACTTTTTCGATCCTGCTTACGCTCCGGGAACCGGTACGATCGAGGTAGGAGGTTTTACGAGCTATGAGGGAATCAAGCTAACCCGGAGCATCCGTCAGCTTAACTTTGTAAGCTTTGACGTAGTGGAAGTGCTACCGGCCTTTGACCCCACACAGATTACTGCTTACCTTGCCGGAAGTGTGGTACAGGAGTTCCTTTCGATTCTTGCATGGAAGCGTAAAACAGGTAACGCTTAAATGTGATGGTAAAATATGTGTTAATTGTCGCTCCCTACATGGGGGCACGTGACCCAAAATACAACATTTCGAAATCCAGCTGTGGGATTATCTAACGATAAGGGCAAGGGTGTACCGGCTTGGTAAAGAAGCTCTGGGGCAGTTAAGGGATGTTCTGGGTGGGATGGGTCTGTAATTAGGCAAACGCTTCTTAGTGAACTATTCATTCAAGGGGGGATATCATACTGAAGAAACGGTTGTCTTCGCATTCGATGAGTAGGTTCAAAGTAGTCATTATTATACTATTAGTTGTCACGGTTATTTTCCTGAAAACTCTTTCTCTTATTAAGAACGGTACTAATATTGTATCAAAATCGTCATCAACCCAAAGCCAACAGATCCAGAGTATTCAAGAAATTGAACAGGATGTAAATGTTGGCAAGCTATATGAAGCTGTATTGACAGTCACAAAGTTTAATATCGACCCCAAGACACAGACCAAATTTTTAGTAGTATCGGATGGTAGTCATTCAATTGATGCGGTGATCTTTAAAGAAATCGAGGATATTCCTATAATCAAAGTCGATAGCAAATATAAAGTCACCGGAACTTTAAATATTTACAAATCGAAATATGAATTGATAGTCAGGAAAATTGAAGATCCTGTTAAATAAACATGTATCAAAGCAAATAGAAGTGACTAGCAACCAGTAGACAGAAATGCAAAGTAACTTAGGTCATCTAACGAAGGGAACACCGATACGACCAATGAATGGAGGGTGGTGCGAATGTCCAGAATTGAAGAGATAATTTCTCAAGAAAAAGATAATCTAAACATTCACGAATATGCTTTTATGAAATCCAATACAGTAATCTTTTCGGATGAGGTAAGAAGGTTATGCCAAAAAAACGTCTGTGGTATGTATGGCACTTCTTGGGCTTGTCCTCCTGCTGTTGGAAGTGTTGAAGAGTGTAAAAATAGATGTAATGATTTTGAAAATGCTTTTATGTTTACTTCATTAGCAAAACTCAAAAAAAAGTATGATATCGCTGAATGGGGTGAAACCCGTCTAGTACATGAATCAATCACAGAGAAAGTAGCTCGAATTTTCAGAGATCAATTCAAAGAAAGCCTCATACTATCTACTGAAGGATGTAACCTATGCGAAAAATGTACTTATCCAGAAAAACCATGTAGATTTCCGAACCGAATGTTTCCTGCAACTGAAAGTTTTGGGATTATGGTTATTCAGCAAGCTCCTCTCTGCAATATCAAATACAACAACGGCGCCAATGCCATAACCTATTTTAGTATGATATTTTTCTAAGATATATCGATGGTCAAGTTACTTATTCGCGAGTAACTGTGACCTCTTAGCTCGGAACTGCGTATTTTTCCAGAAGTGTGATTTTTCACAGAGGTAAGTAAATCGCCACATCATCCCCAGATAAGGGATGGGTGTCCCTTGCTTAGGAAAGAGGTACTGTGGCGGTTAAGGGATTTCTTGGGTGGGATAGTCTCTAGAATATAGTTGAGTAGAAAAACTTTTGTCGGTCTATCCTACGTTCTGACGCTGAATAAGCGTCATTTTTATTCTCATATAATTCTACGGAGG
It contains:
- a CDS encoding OB-fold nucleic acid binding domain-containing protein; its protein translation is MSRFKVVIIILLVVTVIFLKTLSLIKNGTNIVSKSSSTQSQQIQSIQEIEQDVNVGKLYEAVLTVTKFNIDPKTQTKFLVVSDGSHSIDAVIFKEIEDIPIIKVDSKYKVTGTLNIYKSKYELIVRKIEDPVK
- a CDS encoding DUF2284 domain-containing protein, with the protein product MSRIEEIISQEKDNLNIHEYAFMKSNTVIFSDEVRRLCQKNVCGMYGTSWACPPAVGSVEECKNRCNDFENAFMFTSLAKLKKKYDIAEWGETRLVHESITEKVARIFRDQFKESLILSTEGCNLCEKCTYPEKPCRFPNRMFPATESFGIMVIQQAPLCNIKYNNGANAITYFSMIFF